TGGCTCAATCCCACAATCCCGGTAGGCTTTCAGGGCCCGCTCCATGACATAGGGGTGGTGGTCGAGGACTTCTTTAATATTCTTGTACTGGTCAGAAATTTCATAGCGGATCCGCGGCCGTTTGTACTGACTATTGATCTTATCCACCACTTGGGCAAAGATTTCCTTACGTTCTTGGAACTTGGCCTCGTCGTGGTCACGGATAATGAAGACTTGGTGAACTTGGCCTAAGTCCCCGTTTTGTTGAGTTAGCATAAAGTAACCCTCATAGCCATCAGTCTTTTCCGGCACTTGGTCTTTGGGTAAGTCATTGACAATTTGCGCCCCCAAGTGCAAGGGGTTGATGGCATTGCCCTTAGAAGACCCGGGATGGACACTCTTACCTTCAATCCAAACTTCCACCTGGGCCGCATTGAAGGTCTCTCCTTCAATCTTTCCGACCCGGCCAGAATCAGGAGTATAGGCAAAGTCAGCCCCAAAACCTTCCACGTCAAAGCGGTAGGCCCCTAGGAGACCGATCTCTTCATCGACCACAAAGGCAATCCTCACCTTCCCATGTTCAATTTCTGGGTGGGCCAGGAGGTATTCCATGGCCCCAATAATTCCCACCATGCCGGCCTTGTCATCGGCACCGAGCAGGGTGGTCCCATCACTAGTGATCAGAGTTTGACCGACATAGTCTTTGAGGAAGGGAAATTCCGCCACTTCCATGACAATCCCCTCAGCTTCATTTAATACCAGGTCCTGGCCGTCATAGTCTTCATGGACTTGGGGTTGGATATTCTCCGCATTAAAGTCAGCCGTGTCGACATGGGCAACAAAGCCAATCACGGGTAAATCCGCTTCTGTCGTTGCCGGCAGGGTAGCCGTCACACAGGCCCGCTGGCGGTCAAAGTCGACCTGGCTCAGGCCCAATTCTTCCATTTCTCCAGCAATGACTTCTAAGAAATCCAGCTGGCTTTGGGTGCTGGGGAAGGTCTCACTATACATATCAGACCGGGTATTGACCTTAGCATAACGGATAAAACGATCGGTTAAACTTTCAGCCATGGTATCAATCCTTTCTCTGGCTTAATGACTAGGAATCGAGCGGTCCAGTGGAACTAGTTAGCATCCACCAATTCTGCTTGACGGAAATCATACTTGGCCCCTACTGAGTGGTAAACGAAGCCCTTCAGGTTTGGATTACGTAAGTGACCTTCATAAGGATGGTAAAGCACTAAGAAGCCATAATCATCAACCATGGTATTTTGTGCTTCAATCATATCTTGCCAGCGTTGGTCCACATCGGTCGCATGGTCACCTTCCGCTAGGTCAAGGAGTTCATTAACTTTAGGATTATTGTAATCCCCAAAATTGGCTGTGGTCTTCGTATTTAAGATATCTAAGAGGTTGATAGCATCAGGTAAAATCGCTGCCCAACCCGATAAGA
This genomic stretch from Aerococcus mictus harbors:
- the pepT gene encoding peptidase T; this translates as MAESLTDRFIRYAKVNTRSDMYSETFPSTQSQLDFLEVIAGEMEELGLSQVDFDRQRACVTATLPATTEADLPVIGFVAHVDTADFNAENIQPQVHEDYDGQDLVLNEAEGIVMEVAEFPFLKDYVGQTLITSDGTTLLGADDKAGMVGIIGAMEYLLAHPEIEHGKVRIAFVVDEEIGLLGAYRFDVEGFGADFAYTPDSGRVGKIEGETFNAAQVEVWIEGKSVHPGSSKGNAINPLHLGAQIVNDLPKDQVPEKTDGYEGYFMLTQQNGDLGQVHQVFIIRDHDEAKFQERKEIFAQVVDKINSQYKRPRIRYEISDQYKNIKEVLDHHPYVMERALKAYRDCGIEPDIQPFRGGMDGCVFNFKGLPTANIFTGGENLHGQYEFVSAQGLQALQDVIVAIIKG